A region of bacterium DNA encodes the following proteins:
- a CDS encoding cyanophycin synthetase, protein MHFPDFSSVEHYLDSLVNYEQAFPLGGARDRPKLAPTLAAIERLKLPLRLPQCIHIAGTKGKGSTVSFLECLLSEGHRVLSFTSPHLMSVKERVRLNGKLLDDAVWQKGFAEIHDRLGEEPAIKLTYFESVLIFYLWAARELKSDVHVVEAGLGGKWDATNVLENTLAVLTLVDYDHTEILGNTLTEIATDKSGIIKHAVRVVVGRQPEEALQVYRRRIVEEQAKAHYFGADYGWEAVEDEQFRYWDNHEIIGTLRLSMPGVHQRDNAAIALRAARLLVPDLDPQVARVQLRQCKIPGRQQLLAGSPDVMVDVAHNPVSFAALAATLRERYAGRRILAVVGMMKDKDAKTSLACLKGLVDELLVVALPNPRSAKLETLREIANSLGFNVRCPESLDRAFEELHGKGGHDLGLVAGSFYLAGDYLRWRQRAGIA, encoded by the coding sequence GTGCACTTCCCAGACTTTTCTTCCGTTGAACACTATCTTGACTCGCTGGTCAACTATGAGCAGGCTTTTCCGCTGGGCGGGGCACGCGATCGCCCCAAGCTCGCTCCGACTCTTGCGGCCATAGAGCGGCTGAAACTGCCCCTCAGGCTGCCGCAGTGCATCCACATTGCCGGAACCAAGGGGAAGGGGTCGACGGTATCCTTTCTCGAATGTTTACTGTCTGAGGGGCACCGTGTGCTGTCTTTTACCAGCCCGCACCTGATGTCCGTCAAAGAGCGGGTGCGGCTCAATGGGAAACTGCTTGATGACGCCGTCTGGCAAAAAGGATTCGCAGAGATCCATGACCGGTTGGGTGAGGAACCTGCGATCAAGCTGACCTACTTCGAGAGCGTGCTGATCTTCTATTTATGGGCGGCAAGAGAATTGAAAAGTGATGTGCACGTGGTAGAAGCCGGTCTGGGCGGAAAGTGGGATGCGACCAACGTGCTGGAGAATACTCTGGCGGTGCTGACACTGGTGGACTACGACCACACGGAGATTCTGGGGAACACGCTGACGGAGATCGCCACGGACAAGAGCGGGATCATCAAGCATGCGGTGCGGGTTGTCGTGGGCCGGCAGCCGGAAGAAGCGCTGCAGGTCTACCGGCGGCGGATTGTCGAGGAGCAGGCCAAAGCACACTATTTCGGCGCGGATTATGGCTGGGAGGCGGTGGAGGATGAGCAGTTCCGCTATTGGGACAACCATGAGATTATCGGCACTCTAAGGCTATCCATGCCGGGAGTGCATCAGCGCGACAACGCGGCGATTGCGCTGCGCGCAGCGCGGCTGCTGGTGCCGGATCTTGATCCACAAGTCGCGCGTGTACAGCTGAGGCAGTGTAAGATTCCCGGGCGGCAGCAATTGCTGGCCGGATCGCCGGATGTAATGGTGGACGTGGCGCACAATCCTGTGTCCTTTGCGGCACTGGCGGCCACACTGCGTGAAAGGTACGCCGGGCGGCGGATTCTGGCGGTTGTGGGCATGATGAAGGACAAGGACGCAAAGACGTCGCTGGCGTGCTTAAAAGGCCTTGTGGACGAACTGCTGGTGGTGGCGCTGCCGAATCCACGTTCGGCCAAGCTGGAGACGTTGCGGGAGATTGCCAATTCGCTGGGCTTTAACGTGCGGTGCCCCGAATCGCTGGATAGGGCCTTTGAAGAGCTGCACGGCAAAGGCGGCCATGATCTTGGGCTGGTGGCGGGTTCCTTTTATTTGGCGGGAGACTATTTGCGCTGGAGACAACGTGCCGGAATTGCCTGA
- the mutM gene encoding bifunctional DNA-formamidopyrimidine glycosylase/DNA-(apurinic or apyrimidinic site) lyase: MPELPEVETVVRLIRPRLVGRTIRDATFTIPRQLQPQTAREILRAVKGHSVKDVRRRGKYILIELDNGTLLVHLRMTGKLYVRSATLDGGQHERALFVLDDGREKLVLHDPRTLGTIRFYPAGTAIPALEGLGKEPLEEQEDIGVMLEKLQRRSMAIKPLLLNQSLFAGVGNIYASEALWVAKIDPRRPANELTRAELKRLTAAVRKVLLRAIEKGGSTLRNFADPEGRAGSYQKEFSVYGREGEPCLHCGKPVERMVQAQRATYFCKGCQK; the protein is encoded by the coding sequence GTGCCGGAATTGCCTGAAGTTGAAACCGTGGTGCGGCTCATCCGGCCGCGGCTGGTGGGGAGGACGATTCGGGATGCGACCTTTACGATTCCGCGCCAACTGCAACCGCAAACGGCACGGGAGATTCTGCGGGCGGTGAAGGGGCACTCCGTTAAGGATGTTCGCCGCCGGGGCAAGTACATCCTGATTGAACTGGACAACGGGACTCTGCTGGTGCATCTGCGGATGACGGGCAAGCTGTACGTGCGGTCAGCCACGCTTGACGGCGGGCAGCATGAGCGCGCGCTGTTTGTGCTTGATGACGGACGTGAGAAGCTGGTACTGCATGATCCGCGGACCCTGGGAACGATCCGCTTCTATCCTGCGGGAACGGCCATTCCTGCGCTGGAAGGATTGGGCAAGGAGCCGCTCGAAGAGCAGGAAGACATTGGCGTGATGCTGGAGAAGCTGCAGCGCCGCAGCATGGCCATCAAACCATTGTTGTTGAATCAATCCCTGTTTGCGGGAGTCGGCAACATCTATGCGTCGGAGGCACTGTGGGTCGCGAAGATCGATCCCCGCAGGCCGGCCAACGAACTGACCCGCGCGGAACTGAAGCGTCTGACGGCGGCGGTGCGAAAGGTGCTGCTGCGGGCTATCGAGAAGGGGGGAAGCACGCTCAGGAATTTTGCCGACCCGGAAGGCCGTGCGGGATCCTATCAGAAGGAATTCAGCGTCTATGGGCGGGAAGGTGAGCCGTGTTTGCATTGCGGTAAGCCTGTCGAGCGGATGGTGCAGGCGCAGCGGGCCACGTACTTCTGCAAGGGGTGCCAGAAGTAG
- a CDS encoding T9SS type A sorting domain-containing protein, protein MKRRILTGHFSSKALFVTIAMLLLSTSLAWAVQWPAERDVQDLTRTPQSGQLNQTPFANWSVFWSTGLNMPALAYGPPANLTSQNPASVLRLVTAAAETDAHFDLIRTKTTGRLTRHYFREMRDGLPVLAGRADLVINARGQLMRWSLRAHDRWPSKGRHDLSLPTAASALSATRPSADWQLDASRSFAAWFPDYDTHTLRPAYWVHIQGARPDERWEGVVDATSGEIIMDWPGIQTDVLSGTMSGAYWQPYIQSDVQTGPFPYENIYVNADSVYSSSTGTFSIEAGNAAQLSTGLNGRYVYVMNDAGEAGHLSQNLTAPYSPLAWTWGENDATHAELNLYHHVNFVHDWYKVLDPGFSDLDYPVPTIANYGINYDNAFWGGNGMAFGTGSMYLNFAMFSDVIYHEFSHGVTGSIYDGVDFPYAGQTGAMNEGWSDYIGCTINGDPYMGDWIGGSFASYFRNLLSTMVFPRDWQGEVHADSPFISASLWSIREQLGTQIGDSLAHFARYGLATTFVDYMIAVLETDDNDGDLSNGTPHSRVIYDAFNAHGIGSGDDPVLAIHDLAYYANGQGGSHGDGDRFFEQGETIELVFNVSNDAILYPPPATGVQIVVHTTDQSLSMDNATQTIDTLAASHGHAVAPIHLALTADGPNRWVVIQIDVSANGGTATLHQEFEFQVGTPRVLIVQNDQSSDVESFVRAAMRDHQNIYDSVSVAAGQSIQASILPQPGMVIWLSGNASGNILTPTDQTILQSYLAAGNRVVLSGQNIVDSLGATDFMENVLHVQINDPSMRTLAATGTQAPFSHGEWFLLSGGYGANNQTEQTSFTVPDSARIVTSYGRTAGGQTAGVSFAEGKGLLFGFGIEAVSGMAAGSTDLPGLLDNLQAWAVDVLPAEPAVHRMALPTVWSIGPAYPNPFNGTANISYSIPSPMGGDLRIFDLMGREVEHRHLGVGTGTVAWQPHTATGIYFAQVAWSGGQTKPVKLMYLK, encoded by the coding sequence ATGAAACGGAGAATCCTGACGGGTCATTTCAGCAGCAAAGCGTTGTTCGTCACTATCGCCATGCTTCTGCTGTCCACCTCTTTGGCGTGGGCTGTGCAGTGGCCGGCGGAGCGCGATGTTCAGGACCTGACACGCACACCGCAGTCCGGCCAGCTCAACCAGACTCCATTTGCTAACTGGTCTGTCTTCTGGAGCACGGGGCTGAATATGCCTGCGCTGGCCTATGGCCCGCCGGCCAATCTCACCTCTCAGAATCCTGCGTCTGTGCTGCGGCTTGTTACCGCTGCCGCCGAAACAGATGCTCACTTCGATCTCATTCGCACAAAGACAACCGGACGCCTGACCCGCCACTACTTCCGCGAAATGCGGGACGGTTTGCCGGTGCTGGCGGGTCGCGCGGATCTGGTGATCAACGCGCGCGGCCAGCTCATGCGCTGGAGTTTGCGCGCTCATGACCGCTGGCCATCCAAGGGACGCCATGACCTGAGCCTGCCTACCGCTGCATCCGCTCTGTCCGCCACGCGACCTTCCGCCGACTGGCAACTGGATGCATCGCGAAGCTTCGCCGCGTGGTTCCCCGATTACGATACCCATACTCTGCGCCCGGCTTACTGGGTGCATATTCAGGGCGCACGCCCGGATGAACGCTGGGAAGGCGTCGTCGATGCCACCTCCGGTGAGATCATTATGGACTGGCCGGGAATCCAGACCGACGTGCTGTCCGGCACCATGAGCGGCGCGTACTGGCAGCCCTACATCCAGAGCGACGTCCAGACCGGCCCCTTTCCCTACGAAAACATTTATGTCAATGCCGACAGCGTCTACTCCAGTTCCACAGGAACCTTCAGTATCGAAGCCGGCAATGCCGCGCAGCTCTCTACCGGACTGAACGGACGGTATGTCTATGTGATGAATGACGCGGGCGAAGCAGGCCATCTGAGTCAAAATCTGACCGCGCCCTATTCTCCCCTTGCCTGGACGTGGGGCGAGAATGACGCCACACATGCCGAATTGAACCTCTATCATCATGTCAATTTCGTGCATGACTGGTACAAGGTTCTCGATCCCGGCTTTTCGGATCTCGATTATCCCGTGCCGACCATCGCCAATTATGGCATCAACTATGACAACGCCTTCTGGGGCGGCAATGGCATGGCCTTCGGCACAGGCTCGATGTACTTGAACTTCGCCATGTTCAGCGACGTCATCTACCATGAATTCTCCCACGGTGTGACCGGCAGCATTTACGACGGCGTGGATTTCCCCTATGCAGGCCAGACCGGCGCCATGAATGAAGGATGGTCCGACTACATCGGCTGCACCATCAACGGCGATCCCTATATGGGCGACTGGATCGGCGGATCCTTTGCCAGCTACTTCCGCAATCTGCTCAGCACCATGGTTTTCCCGCGTGACTGGCAGGGCGAAGTGCACGCCGACAGCCCGTTCATTTCAGCATCACTCTGGAGTATCCGCGAGCAACTGGGGACACAAATCGGCGACAGTCTCGCTCACTTTGCCCGCTACGGTTTGGCGACGACGTTTGTGGACTACATGATTGCCGTGCTGGAGACGGACGACAACGACGGCGATCTGTCCAACGGGACGCCGCACAGCCGGGTGATTTACGACGCCTTCAACGCCCACGGTATCGGTTCAGGAGATGATCCCGTTCTGGCCATCCATGATCTCGCCTATTACGCCAACGGTCAGGGCGGTAGCCATGGCGATGGAGACCGTTTCTTCGAGCAGGGTGAAACCATTGAGTTGGTGTTCAATGTTTCCAATGACGCCATCCTGTATCCGCCGCCGGCGACGGGAGTCCAGATCGTCGTCCACACCACCGATCAATCCCTGTCGATGGACAACGCCACGCAGACGATTGACACGCTGGCCGCCAGCCATGGACATGCCGTAGCGCCCATTCACCTGGCCCTCACCGCCGACGGCCCAAACCGCTGGGTGGTGATACAGATCGACGTGAGCGCCAACGGCGGCACCGCCACCCTGCATCAGGAATTCGAATTTCAGGTAGGAACGCCCCGCGTGTTGATCGTGCAGAATGATCAGTCTTCCGACGTGGAAAGTTTTGTTCGCGCCGCCATGCGGGATCACCAGAACATCTATGATTCCGTGTCGGTCGCCGCGGGCCAGTCCATTCAGGCAAGTATTCTGCCCCAGCCCGGAATGGTGATCTGGCTTTCGGGCAATGCCAGCGGCAACATTCTGACCCCCACGGATCAGACAATCCTGCAATCGTATCTGGCCGCCGGAAACCGCGTAGTGCTCTCCGGCCAGAACATCGTGGATTCTCTGGGCGCAACGGACTTCATGGAAAATGTGCTTCACGTGCAGATCAATGACCCCAGCATGCGTACGCTGGCGGCCACGGGCACACAGGCACCGTTTTCCCATGGCGAGTGGTTCCTGCTGAGCGGCGGTTACGGCGCAAACAACCAGACTGAGCAGACGTCCTTCACAGTGCCCGACAGCGCTCGCATCGTCACCAGTTACGGTCGGACGGCGGGCGGCCAGACCGCCGGTGTGTCCTTTGCAGAGGGCAAAGGCCTGTTGTTCGGCTTTGGAATCGAAGCCGTTTCCGGTATGGCCGCAGGATCCACAGATCTGCCGGGGTTGCTGGACAATCTGCAGGCCTGGGCAGTTGATGTTCTGCCCGCAGAACCGGCGGTTCATCGCATGGCCCTGCCCACGGTCTGGTCCATCGGCCCGGCCTACCCCAATCCCTTCAACGGAACGGCAAACATCTCCTATTCCATCCCGTCCCCTATGGGCGGCGATCTGCGGATCTTCGATCTGATGGGCCGCGAAGTGGAGCACCGCCACCTTGGGGTCGGCACAGGCACCGTTGCGTGGCAGCCGCACACGGCCACAGGCATTTACTTTGCCCAAGTAGCCTGGAGTGGTGGCCAAACCAAACCGGTCAAGCTGATGTACCTCAAGTAG
- a CDS encoding MmgE/PrpD family protein, producing MATVAEQMAAFTEKVRYEDLSTEAVHHVKRFLWDSLGCAYGGLNTRDASMMRDFMRDLGGPGDSSIIGTGERAPAVHTSLVNGLLIRALDYNDIYWNQDPCHPSDLIPAALSTGEARGKSGKDLILGIALAYEFEMRICQAGLPGIRERKWHHAALTAFVSPLVAGKMLGLDAAKLTHAMGISGSHSMTLGCVTAGKLTMMKNTVDPMATQSGVVAALLAEKGYQGPAHVIDGKEGLTECLGPDWDLGRLTDGLGQSWQVIQCGMKAFPTEALTHAPISGVLDLVLENKLKAEEIELVEIDTLAKAADILSDPSKYNPTTRETADHSLPYCLAAAMVLHRVTPDIFEEEYLFNPQIRETLPKIKVRAEPAFEKLFPKIQPCNVRIAMKDGRKFSKHLDWPKGDPRSPMSEQELDVKVKSLAAGKLSDGALSRLREMIFHLETVPNIGDLMKATRIDM from the coding sequence TTGGCAACTGTAGCTGAACAGATGGCCGCCTTCACGGAGAAGGTGCGCTACGAAGACCTTTCGACGGAAGCCGTACACCATGTCAAGCGATTCCTCTGGGACTCGCTGGGATGTGCCTACGGCGGACTGAATACCCGCGATGCCTCGATGATGCGGGACTTCATGCGGGACCTCGGCGGCCCCGGCGATTCCAGCATTATCGGCACGGGCGAACGTGCCCCAGCCGTGCACACCAGCCTGGTCAACGGGCTGCTCATCCGCGCACTGGACTACAATGACATCTATTGGAATCAGGATCCCTGCCACCCCTCGGATCTCATTCCTGCCGCTCTAAGCACCGGCGAAGCCCGTGGTAAATCGGGCAAAGATCTGATCCTCGGTATCGCTCTGGCCTATGAATTTGAAATGCGCATCTGTCAGGCGGGCCTGCCCGGCATCCGCGAGCGCAAGTGGCACCATGCCGCGCTGACCGCGTTTGTCTCACCGCTGGTCGCCGGCAAGATGCTGGGACTGGATGCGGCTAAGCTGACCCACGCTATGGGTATCTCCGGTTCACATTCCATGACACTGGGCTGCGTGACCGCAGGCAAGCTTACCATGATGAAGAATACCGTCGATCCCATGGCCACCCAGAGTGGCGTCGTCGCGGCGCTGCTGGCGGAAAAGGGCTACCAAGGCCCGGCCCACGTGATTGATGGCAAGGAAGGCTTGACCGAATGTCTCGGTCCCGACTGGGATCTGGGCCGGCTGACCGATGGTCTGGGACAGAGCTGGCAGGTCATCCAGTGCGGCATGAAGGCTTTCCCCACCGAGGCCCTTACTCACGCGCCGATCTCCGGCGTGCTGGACCTTGTGCTGGAAAACAAGCTGAAGGCCGAAGAAATCGAGTTGGTGGAGATCGACACGCTGGCGAAGGCGGCGGACATTCTCTCCGATCCATCCAAGTACAATCCCACCACCCGCGAAACCGCCGACCATTCCCTGCCCTACTGCCTCGCGGCGGCCATGGTGCTGCATCGCGTAACCCCGGACATCTTTGAGGAAGAGTATCTGTTCAATCCGCAGATCCGCGAAACGCTGCCCAAAATCAAGGTCCGTGCCGAACCGGCCTTCGAGAAGCTATTCCCCAAGATTCAGCCGTGCAACGTCCGCATCGCTATGAAAGATGGCCGCAAGTTCTCCAAGCATCTGGACTGGCCTAAGGGGGATCCACGCTCCCCGATGAGCGAGCAGGAACTCGATGTTAAGGTGAAGAGCCTCGCCGCCGGCAAACTTTCCGATGGCGCATTAAGCAGACTGCGCGAAATGATCTTCCATCTGGAAACCGTACCCAATATCGGTGACCTGATGAAAGCCACCAGGATCGACATGTAG
- a CDS encoding isoprenylcysteine carboxylmethyltransferase family protein, with product MKTLFNASNRRAIGYWLHRHRKWGLVPLLGIGLFMPIHEWPVRSGNFMMIAGAMGILFGTLLRIVCYRFTGSHNPLDVYDPSAMKTEGPYAVTRNPVYLAEGAIALGIAMMSRMPWFVLVTLVCGGIVTALVIEWEELALHERYGEAYADYCRTVPRWFSFGRMVQPDSFTKTRGRVRLLAAIRAESAMLLIGLLAILAFLAKANFEIFHSGY from the coding sequence GTGAAGACTCTCTTCAACGCGAGCAACCGTCGGGCTATCGGCTACTGGCTTCATCGCCACCGCAAGTGGGGACTTGTGCCACTGCTCGGTATCGGACTGTTCATGCCCATTCACGAATGGCCTGTGCGCAGCGGCAACTTCATGATGATCGCCGGCGCGATGGGCATTCTCTTCGGCACACTCCTGCGCATCGTCTGCTACCGCTTCACGGGATCGCACAATCCACTGGATGTCTATGATCCCAGCGCCATGAAGACCGAAGGCCCTTACGCCGTGACGCGCAATCCGGTCTATCTGGCAGAAGGCGCCATTGCGCTGGGCATTGCCATGATGTCGCGCATGCCGTGGTTTGTGCTGGTCACGCTGGTTTGTGGGGGGATTGTGACCGCGCTGGTCATTGAGTGGGAAGAACTCGCGCTGCACGAACGCTATGGCGAGGCGTATGCCGACTACTGCCGCACCGTGCCACGCTGGTTTTCCTTCGGACGGATGGTGCAACCCGACAGCTTTACCAAAACCCGTGGACGGGTAAGACTGCTTGCCGCTATCCGTGCCGAAAGCGCAATGCTGCTCATCGGCCTCTTGGCAATTCTGGCTTTTCTGGCAAAGGCAAATTTCGAAATATTCCATTCAGGATACTGA